One region of Poecile atricapillus isolate bPoeAtr1 chromosome 8, bPoeAtr1.hap1, whole genome shotgun sequence genomic DNA includes:
- the SCLY gene encoding selenocysteine lyase isoform X1, which yields MGAETELAEARCDTLEGRVYLDHNATTPLAPEAAQAVWDAMCQAWGNPSSSHPAGRKAKELIGSARESLARMLGGRPEDIVFTSGGTEANNMVIHTACRHFHESQCGTGDRRGTPHIVTSSVEHDSIRLLLEQLGREGLAEATFVPVSPRSGQAEVGDVLASIRPNTCLVSLMLANNETGVIMPVAELSQRITALNQHRAAEGLPRILVHTDAAQMIGKGRVDVQELGVDYLTIVGHKFHGPRIGALYTRSPGTATPLHPMLFGGGQERSFRPGTENTPMIAGLGQAAELVNKNWEAYEAHMRDVRDYLEATLEASFGKQRIRFNSHFKGSKRLCNTCNFSILGPGLQGRRVLAHCKVLLASVGAACHSEKGDRPSPVLLSCGIPPEVAQNALRLSVGRGTTRADVDRAVQDLMQAVEQLEQDQAP from the exons ATGGGTGCAGAGACAGAGCTGGCGGAGGCGCGGTGTGACACACTGGAGGG GAGGGTCTACCTGGACCACAACGCCACCACCCCGCTGGCCCCCGAGGCAGCTCAGGCCGTGTGGGATGCCATGTGCCAGGCCTGGGGcaaccccagcagctcccaccccgCAG gcaggaaggcgaAGGAGCTCATCGGCAGCGCGCGGGAGAGCCTGGCGAGGATGCTAGGAGGCCGCCCTGAGGACATTGTCTTCACCTCGGGGGGCACAGAG GCAAATAATATGGTGATCCACACTGCCTGCAGGCACTTCCATGAGAGCCAGtgtgggacaggggacaggcgGGGCACACCACACATCGTGACATCGAGTGTAGAGCACGACTCCATCcgcctgctgctggagcagctggggagggagggccTGGCTG AAGCCACCTTTGTGCCCGTGTCCCCACGGAGTGGGCAGGCAGAGGTGGGTGATGTCCTGGCCTCCATCCGGCCAAACACCTGCCTGGTCTCCCTCATGTTGGCCAATAACGAGACTGGTGTCATCATG CCCGTTGCAGAGCTGAGCCAGCGCATCACTGCCCTCaaccagcacagagcagcagaggggctgcCCAGGATCCTGGTGCACACCGATGCGGCCCAGATGATTGGCAAGGGGCGTGTGGATGTGCAGGAGTTGGGTGTGGACTACCTGACCATCGTGGGACACAAG TTCCATGGCCCACGGATTGGAGCACTGTACACCCGCAGCCCTGGCACCGCCACCCCGCTGCACCCCATGCTCTTCGgagggggacaggagaggagtTTCCGGCCAGG CACTGAGAACACCCCGATGATTGCCGGCCTTGGCCAG GCTGCAGAGTTAGTGAACAAGAACTGGGAGGCCTATGAGGCTCATATGCGGGATGTCCGGGATTACCTGGAGGCCACACTGGAG GCATCCTTTGGGAAGCAGAGGATTCGCTTCAACAGTCACTTTAAGGGCTCCAAGCGACTCTGCAACACCTGTAACTTCTCCATCCTGGGCCCAGGCCTTCAAG GACGAAGGGTGCTGGCTCACTGCAAGGTGCTCCTCGCCAGCGTCGGGGCTGCCTGCCACTCTGAGAAGGGGGATCG GccctccccagtgctgctgagctgtgggaTTCCCCCAGAGGTGGCACAGAATGCGCTGAGGCTGAGCGTGGGGCGTGGTACCACACGGGCAGATGTGGACAGGGCTGTGCAGGACCTCATGCAGgctgtggagcagctggagcaggaccAGGCTCCATAG
- the SCLY gene encoding selenocysteine lyase isoform X2, producing the protein MGHVTSSGWAPWWQEPSGAARSGPAGRKAKELIGSARESLARMLGGRPEDIVFTSGGTEANNMVIHTACRHFHESQCGTGDRRGTPHIVTSSVEHDSIRLLLEQLGREGLAEATFVPVSPRSGQAEVGDVLASIRPNTCLVSLMLANNETGVIMPVAELSQRITALNQHRAAEGLPRILVHTDAAQMIGKGRVDVQELGVDYLTIVGHKFHGPRIGALYTRSPGTATPLHPMLFGGGQERSFRPGTENTPMIAGLGQAAELVNKNWEAYEAHMRDVRDYLEATLEASFGKQRIRFNSHFKGSKRLCNTCNFSILGPGLQGRRVLAHCKVLLASVGAACHSEKGDRPSPVLLSCGIPPEVAQNALRLSVGRGTTRADVDRAVQDLMQAVEQLEQDQAP; encoded by the exons ATGGGCCATGTCACCTCCTCGGGCTGGGCCCCGTGGTGGCAGGAGCCCTCGGGAGCTGCTAGATCTggtcctgcaggcaggaaggcgaAGGAGCTCATCGGCAGCGCGCGGGAGAGCCTGGCGAGGATGCTAGGAGGCCGCCCTGAGGACATTGTCTTCACCTCGGGGGGCACAGAG GCAAATAATATGGTGATCCACACTGCCTGCAGGCACTTCCATGAGAGCCAGtgtgggacaggggacaggcgGGGCACACCACACATCGTGACATCGAGTGTAGAGCACGACTCCATCcgcctgctgctggagcagctggggagggagggccTGGCTG AAGCCACCTTTGTGCCCGTGTCCCCACGGAGTGGGCAGGCAGAGGTGGGTGATGTCCTGGCCTCCATCCGGCCAAACACCTGCCTGGTCTCCCTCATGTTGGCCAATAACGAGACTGGTGTCATCATG CCCGTTGCAGAGCTGAGCCAGCGCATCACTGCCCTCaaccagcacagagcagcagaggggctgcCCAGGATCCTGGTGCACACCGATGCGGCCCAGATGATTGGCAAGGGGCGTGTGGATGTGCAGGAGTTGGGTGTGGACTACCTGACCATCGTGGGACACAAG TTCCATGGCCCACGGATTGGAGCACTGTACACCCGCAGCCCTGGCACCGCCACCCCGCTGCACCCCATGCTCTTCGgagggggacaggagaggagtTTCCGGCCAGG CACTGAGAACACCCCGATGATTGCCGGCCTTGGCCAG GCTGCAGAGTTAGTGAACAAGAACTGGGAGGCCTATGAGGCTCATATGCGGGATGTCCGGGATTACCTGGAGGCCACACTGGAG GCATCCTTTGGGAAGCAGAGGATTCGCTTCAACAGTCACTTTAAGGGCTCCAAGCGACTCTGCAACACCTGTAACTTCTCCATCCTGGGCCCAGGCCTTCAAG GACGAAGGGTGCTGGCTCACTGCAAGGTGCTCCTCGCCAGCGTCGGGGCTGCCTGCCACTCTGAGAAGGGGGATCG GccctccccagtgctgctgagctgtgggaTTCCCCCAGAGGTGGCACAGAATGCGCTGAGGCTGAGCGTGGGGCGTGGTACCACACGGGCAGATGTGGACAGGGCTGTGCAGGACCTCATGCAGgctgtggagcagctggagcaggaccAGGCTCCATAG
- the LOC131581487 gene encoding uncharacterized protein LOC131581487, translating to MESLDTEVRARKTLGTVEYVESSGFAQGVLPTKKDVVQNMLYLLQPKRAGQAQRSKEDAAQLLAEHLQEHWLVCNLHTIATQNIKKLILKMYEEFTRLYQTRKQRQNQAFSERADRFNESSEKLFDVFCTDTQMRDKLEEYSGIKMTSIEWKFLEDQRNERKMYYEDFTEKQELKMMERRQKIQCLEHFRKLAREEKESSKAKEMKYKGEEQSDEGTSVDELYPAEEENGGAPAFSLRGRRKRRCTAAATGTDLPLEGEHIRMSIRRVRPGFYETVEKVKNC from the coding sequence ATGGAATCACTGGACACTGAGGTGAGGGCACGGAAGACCCTGGGGACTGTGGAATACGTGGAGTCTTCGGGCTTCGCGCAGGGGGTGCTGCCCACCAAGAAGGATGTGGTGCAGAACATGCTGTACCTGCTGCAGCCCAAGAGGGCCGGCCAGGCCCAGCGCTCCAAGGAGGATGCGGCCCAGCTTCTCGCAGAGCACCTGCAGGAACACTGGCTGGTCTGCAATCTGCACACCATCGCCACGCAGAACATAAAGAAACTCATCCTCAAAATGTATGAGGAGTTCACCCGATTGTACCAGACCAggaagcagagacagaaccaggCTTTTTCTGAGCGGGCCGACAGATTCAATGAGAGTTCAGAGAAGCTCTTTGACGTGTTTTGTACAGACACACAGATGAGGGATAAACTGGAGGAGTACAGTGGGATAAAAATGACCAGCATCGAGTGGAAGTTTCTGGAAGATCAGaggaatgagagaaaaatgtaCTATGAAGATTTCACAGAGAAGCAGGAGCTGAAGATGAtggagagaaggcagaagatACAGTGTCTGGAGCACTTCAGGAAGCTCGccagggaagagaaggagagcAGCAAGGCGAAGGAGATGAAGTACAAGGGTGAGGAGCAGTCGGATGAGGGCACAAGTGTGGATGAGCTGTACCCTGCGGAGGAGGAGAACGGTGGTGCCCCGGCCTTCTCGCTGCGGGGCCGGCGGAAGCGCCGCTGCACCGCAGCCGCCACAGGCACTGACCTGCCCCTGGAGGGCGAGCACATACGGATGAGCATCCGCAGGGTCAGGCCTGGCTTCTACGAGACTGTGGAAAAGGTGAAAAACTGCTAG